In the Acidovorax sp. A79 genome, one interval contains:
- a CDS encoding D-2-hydroxyacid dehydrogenase, with translation MKIAFLDRSTLSPDTTLRAPLFEHELVSYENTQPGEVAQRIADADIVITNKVKLGAQALQQASRLKLVAVAATGTDNIDLKACAQHGITVTNIRNYAGNTVPEHTFALMFALRRSICAYRESVRAGRWQQSGQFCYFDYPVRDLAGSTLGIVGDGVLGNAVAAIGRALGMKVLFSAFKGRSGQGSLYTPFDDVLARSDIITLHCPLNAQSHNMLGAEEFAKMARKPLIVNTARGGLVDEAALAAALRGGQISGAAFDVVSAEPPPADHPFMALLDLPNFILTPHVAWASQEAIQGLADQLVDNLEAFVRGEPVNVVGAAA, from the coding sequence ATGAAGATTGCATTCCTTGACCGTTCCACGCTGTCCCCTGACACCACTCTGCGCGCACCTTTGTTCGAGCATGAGCTCGTGAGCTACGAAAACACGCAGCCTGGCGAGGTGGCGCAGCGCATCGCGGACGCCGACATCGTCATCACCAACAAGGTGAAGCTCGGCGCCCAGGCCCTGCAGCAGGCATCCAGGCTGAAGCTGGTGGCCGTGGCGGCCACCGGAACCGACAACATCGACTTGAAGGCATGCGCCCAGCATGGCATCACGGTCACCAACATCCGCAACTACGCTGGAAACACAGTTCCCGAGCACACCTTTGCGCTGATGTTCGCGCTCCGGCGGAGCATCTGTGCCTACCGGGAATCGGTGAGGGCTGGCCGGTGGCAGCAGTCAGGCCAGTTCTGCTACTTCGACTACCCCGTGCGCGACCTCGCCGGCTCCACGTTGGGCATCGTGGGCGACGGCGTGCTTGGCAATGCGGTGGCGGCCATCGGGCGCGCGCTCGGCATGAAGGTGCTCTTCTCGGCCTTCAAGGGCCGTTCTGGCCAGGGCAGCCTCTACACCCCATTCGACGACGTCCTTGCGCGTTCCGACATCATCACGCTCCATTGCCCGCTGAACGCCCAGAGCCACAACATGCTGGGCGCCGAAGAGTTCGCCAAGATGGCGCGCAAGCCGCTCATCGTCAACACGGCACGGGGCGGCCTGGTGGACGAGGCAGCGTTGGCCGCCGCCCTGCGCGGCGGGCAGATTTCCGGAGCGGCGTTCGACGTCGTCTCCGCCGAGCCGCCGCCAGCCGACCACCCCTTCATGGCGCTCCTGGACCTGCCGAACTTCATCCTGACCCCGCACGTCGCCTGGGCTTCCCAGGAAGCCATCCAGGGCCTTGCAGACCAGCTCGTCGACAACCTGGAGGCGTTTGTCCGTGGTGAGCCCGTCAACGTGGTGGGGGCCGCAGCGTGA
- a CDS encoding Bug family tripartite tricarboxylate transporter substrate binding protein — MNPTRREFSVLAATGLLGLNAFADTYPSKPVTIVVPQAPGGTNDTVGRILAQKLSELSNQRIIVDNRPGAGGNIGTDFAARAPKDGYTLLLTISSTQAINPALYKKVPFDPVKDFEPIAPVGVVPNVLVVNASFPARNLADFIKVARASKEEIQYASAGNGSLNHLLGAMLSTSTGVPLQHVPYRGVAPALTDVMGGQVPVAFASLPSCIEFIKSGKLRALGVSSAKRSPALPDVPSISEVVPGYVGDLWVGLFAARGTPAPVVSKLTQWVTAAVAAPDVLERFKVAGVEPLSGGPTRLAQLLQEDIARWAPIVKASGAVVD; from the coding sequence ATGAATCCAACACGCCGCGAGTTCAGCGTCCTGGCCGCAACGGGCCTGCTGGGCTTGAATGCCTTTGCCGATACATACCCGTCCAAGCCGGTGACCATCGTCGTGCCGCAGGCGCCCGGTGGCACCAACGACACGGTCGGCCGCATCCTGGCCCAGAAGCTGAGCGAGCTGAGCAACCAGCGGATCATCGTGGACAACCGTCCCGGCGCCGGCGGGAACATCGGCACCGATTTCGCTGCGCGCGCGCCCAAGGATGGCTACACCTTGCTGTTGACCATCAGCAGCACACAGGCCATCAACCCTGCCTTGTATAAAAAGGTGCCATTCGACCCGGTCAAGGACTTCGAGCCCATCGCCCCCGTGGGCGTCGTGCCCAACGTGTTGGTGGTGAATGCATCCTTTCCCGCCAGGAACCTGGCCGATTTCATCAAGGTGGCTCGCGCCAGCAAGGAAGAGATTCAGTACGCCTCCGCGGGCAACGGCTCGCTGAACCACCTCCTGGGGGCCATGCTTTCCACGAGCACGGGCGTGCCGCTGCAGCATGTTCCGTACCGCGGTGTGGCACCTGCGTTGACCGACGTCATGGGTGGACAGGTCCCCGTGGCCTTCGCCAGCCTGCCCTCGTGCATCGAGTTCATCAAGAGCGGCAAGCTGCGCGCCCTGGGCGTGAGTTCCGCCAAGCGGTCTCCCGCGCTTCCCGATGTGCCCTCCATCAGCGAAGTGGTTCCTGGCTACGTCGGAGACCTCTGGGTAGGCCTGTTCGCGGCACGTGGCACGCCAGCACCCGTGGTATCCAAGCTGACCCAATGGGTCACCGCCGCGGTCGCCGCCCCCGATGTGCTGGAGCGATTCAAGGTTGCAGGCGTCGAGCCGCTGAGCGGGGGGCCGACACGGCTTGCGCAGCTGCTGCAGGAAGACATTGCCCGATGGGCACCCATCGTCAAGGCGTCGGGGGCGGTTGTTGACTAG
- a CDS encoding glycerate kinase, which yields MNPIADPRALLERLFRVAVRRAQPSETLAAHLPPAPKGRTLVLGAGKAAGAMAHALEAAWPEGAPMSGLVVTRYGHTPPRPKGLPERIEIMEASHPVPDEASRIAAVRTHAMTRGLCEDDLVVCLISGGGSALLTLPVAGLDLADKQRINRELLESGADIREMNCVRKHLSRLKGGQLAAACWPAQVVTLAISDVPGDDVSVIASGPTVEDATSCRDALGILARYSIAVPEAVHAALAEGKLETPKPGDKRFARNSVHLIATPHESLLAAAEEARRLGMETRILSDDIEGESREVGKVHAALARYALRDGNSRTSPLLLLSGGETTVTVRSQPAGSLRGRGGRAGEFCMGLAHALQGEPGVWALAADTDGIDGVEDNAGAFVMPDTIARGRGAGLTLADHLERNDAYGYFSALGDLFVTGPTHTNVNDFRALLIL from the coding sequence GTGAACCCGATTGCCGACCCCCGGGCGCTTCTTGAGCGCCTCTTCAGGGTGGCGGTGCGGCGCGCACAGCCGTCGGAGACCTTGGCGGCCCATCTACCTCCTGCCCCGAAAGGCCGCACGCTGGTGCTTGGAGCCGGAAAGGCAGCAGGGGCGATGGCGCACGCGTTGGAGGCGGCGTGGCCCGAGGGTGCGCCAATGAGCGGGCTGGTGGTCACGCGATATGGCCACACCCCGCCGCGCCCGAAGGGATTGCCGGAACGCATAGAGATCATGGAAGCCTCTCATCCCGTACCTGACGAAGCAAGCCGAATCGCCGCCGTGCGCACCCATGCAATGACCCGGGGCCTCTGCGAGGACGACCTCGTGGTCTGCCTGATATCGGGTGGTGGCTCGGCGCTGCTCACCCTCCCGGTCGCCGGACTCGATCTGGCCGACAAGCAACGCATCAACAGGGAGCTGCTGGAAAGTGGCGCCGACATCCGGGAGATGAACTGTGTCCGCAAACACCTGTCGCGCCTCAAGGGCGGGCAGCTGGCTGCGGCATGCTGGCCCGCGCAGGTCGTCACCCTCGCGATCAGCGACGTGCCCGGCGACGACGTTTCGGTCATCGCCAGCGGCCCCACGGTGGAGGACGCCACCTCCTGTCGTGACGCGCTCGGCATCCTGGCCCGCTACTCCATCGCGGTGCCAGAGGCGGTCCACGCAGCCCTGGCCGAGGGAAAGCTGGAAACCCCAAAGCCGGGAGACAAGCGTTTTGCGCGGAACAGCGTGCACCTCATTGCCACGCCCCACGAATCATTGCTGGCAGCCGCCGAGGAAGCGCGCCGCCTGGGCATGGAGACGCGCATCCTCTCCGACGACATCGAGGGCGAGTCGCGGGAGGTAGGCAAAGTGCATGCTGCGTTGGCAAGATATGCCCTGCGCGATGGCAACTCCAGAACGAGCCCGTTGCTGCTGCTCTCTGGCGGAGAGACCACGGTCACGGTCAGGTCCCAACCTGCTGGCAGCCTGCGTGGCCGAGGTGGGAGAGCGGGAGAGTTCTGCATGGGGCTAGCCCACGCTCTTCAGGGGGAGCCAGGCGTTTGGGCGCTGGCAGCCGACACCGATGGAATCGATGGTGTTGAAGACAACGCGGGGGCCTTCGTGATGCCCGACACGATCGCCCGTGGCCGCGGGGCTGGCCTCACGCTGGCCGATCACCTGGAGAGAAATGACGCGTACGGCTACTTCTCGGCGCTCGGGGATCTTTTCGTCACCGGGCCCACCCATACCAATGTCAATGACTTCCGAGCGTTGTTGATTCTGTAG
- a CDS encoding LysR family transcriptional regulator has protein sequence MSRNANEVASVKKVPAPSTNMARLDLLSLRLVVACAQTGSLTHASPLCHMSVMCASRRLRILEERLGVVLFYRRKGGLVPTDAGHIVATTSQELLVKLDQMIADAVSAPRPSGNIHENCGRAGHRQGTLSSRLDSVQHA, from the coding sequence ATGTCGCGCAATGCGAATGAAGTCGCGTCGGTGAAGAAGGTGCCGGCGCCCTCCACCAACATGGCTCGGCTGGACCTGTTGTCCCTGCGGCTGGTGGTCGCCTGCGCGCAAACAGGTTCGTTGACGCATGCGTCTCCGCTGTGCCACATGTCGGTCATGTGTGCCAGCCGTCGCTTGAGGATTCTTGAGGAGCGCCTGGGCGTTGTGCTCTTCTATCGCCGCAAAGGGGGGCTGGTACCGACCGATGCCGGGCACATCGTCGCAACCACTTCGCAAGAGCTGCTCGTGAAACTGGACCAGATGATCGCTGACGCCGTGTCTGCGCCAAGGCCTTCCGGCAACATCCATGAGAACTGCGGCCGGGCTGGCCACCGCCAGGGCACATTGAGCAGTCGCTTGGACAGTGTCCAGCATGCATGA
- a CDS encoding LysR family transcriptional regulator, giving the protein MRYDLMDLRVFLAVADAQNLSRGAARCFLAPSSASLRLRELEEAVGTPLFKRHARGMELTPAGAVMLEHARRCIAQLEQMHADLAPFADGIRGHITLFANNNAISSHLPGDLARFFARHPSVRITLEERPSLDIVTAIMAGRADLGVVAVEQPHSELRYLPYREDELILLVPRSSPLAGRGSINFGACLSEPFVSLQSGMALHTFLANHAVALGGKLDIRVQVSGYRAIAQLVASGAGIGVVPRSALQDADLQHLAVLDIKETWAMRHLQICLREQTLRSPFVAQFIDTLCEGNASS; this is encoded by the coding sequence ATGCGCTACGACTTGATGGATCTGAGAGTGTTTCTGGCCGTGGCCGATGCACAGAATCTCTCCCGCGGCGCCGCCCGCTGTTTTCTGGCACCGTCTTCAGCCAGCCTACGCCTCAGGGAGCTTGAGGAAGCCGTCGGGACACCACTCTTCAAACGCCATGCCCGCGGAATGGAACTCACGCCGGCTGGAGCCGTCATGCTGGAACACGCCCGCCGGTGTATTGCCCAGCTCGAACAGATGCATGCCGACCTGGCGCCATTCGCTGATGGAATTCGAGGCCACATCACCCTGTTCGCCAACAACAATGCCATCAGCAGTCACCTGCCTGGCGATCTGGCGCGATTCTTCGCGCGCCATCCATCGGTGCGCATCACCCTGGAGGAGCGGCCGAGCCTGGACATCGTGACAGCCATCATGGCAGGGCGCGCCGATCTCGGGGTCGTGGCCGTCGAACAACCGCACTCGGAACTGCGCTACCTGCCTTACCGAGAAGACGAATTGATTTTGCTCGTGCCACGTTCCAGCCCGCTGGCGGGACGCGGCAGCATCAATTTCGGCGCGTGCCTGAGTGAGCCTTTCGTCAGCCTTCAGTCCGGCATGGCCCTGCACACATTTCTGGCCAATCACGCGGTGGCGCTGGGCGGCAAATTGGATATCCGGGTGCAGGTATCGGGCTACCGCGCCATCGCGCAGCTCGTGGCCTCCGGGGCTGGCATCGGCGTCGTGCCACGCTCAGCGCTCCAGGATGCTGACCTGCAGCACCTGGCAGTGCTTGATATCAAGGAAACCTGGGCCATGCGCCATCTGCAGATATGCCTTCGGGAGCAGACCCTGCGCAGCCCTTTCGTTGCGCAGTTCATCGACACACTGTGCGAAGGAAACGCAAGCTCCTGA